From the genome of Leishmania infantum JPCM5 genome chromosome 34, one region includes:
- the G6PD gene encoding putative glucose-6-phosphate 1-dehydrogenase, which produces MSEEQSHADQDAYVADVDGILDVLRAQVLERKPDDIFQFISKSALSLQKDRGAESCDRINCKVKDEQKSRALTIIVFGASGDLAKKKTFPALFDLYCGGLLPPEVNIIGYARTKVDDVEKWKHETLMKYFSNLSERGCHAEDFLKHISYFCGAYDSVDDFKRLDAVIREKENAFKGPEKGGNRLFYLALPPSVFASVCESIHKGAMPQEVGGWVRVIIEKPFGRDTKSSAELSQALEPFFDESQLYRIDHYLGKEMVQNIITTRFANRIFSAVWNASNIACVQITFKETIGTEGRGGYFDSIGIIRDVMQNHLTQILALLAMEKPRSLDAECIRDEKVSVLKCIEPITKENCVLGQYTASADGSIPGYLEDVTVPEGSTCPTFAVMRLNINNDRWAGVPFILKAGKAVEQKYVAIRIQFRDEVHPYGEATQRNELVIRAQPSEAMYVKITTKVPGLSGDLRQTHQTELDLTYHTRYDVRLPDAYESLINDALLGNSTNFVRKDELDVAWRIFTPLLHQIDSGEIKPIPYQAGTRGPKEADEFIANNGFKHQKGYHWLPSNKL; this is translated from the coding sequence ATGTCGGAAGAGCAGTCTCATGCTGATCAGGATGCCTACGTGGCTGACGTCGACGGCATTCTGGACGTGCTCCGCGCGCAAGTGCTGGAGCGGAAGCCAGATGACATTTTCCAGTTCATCTCCAAGTCAGCGCTTAGTCTGCAGAAGGATAGGGGCGCAGAATCGTGCGATCGCATCAACTGTAAGGTCAAGGATGAACAGAAGAGTCGTGCGTTGACTATTATCGTGTTCGGTGCCAGCGGGGATCTGGCCAAGAAGAAGACATTTCCTGCCCTCTTCGATCTGTACTGCGGTGGGCTCCTCCCCCCGGAGGTCAACATTATCGGCTATGCTCGCACCAAGGTGGATGATGTCGAGAAGTGGAAGCATGAGACGCTCATGAAGTATTTTTCGAACTTGTCGGAGCGCGGATGCCACGCCGAGGACTTCTTGAAACACATCAGCTACTTTTGCGGAGCGTACGATAGTGTGGACGACTTCAAGCGTCTTGACGCAGTGATTCGCGAGAAGGAGAATGCCTTTAAGGGCCCTGAGAAGGGTGGAAACCGTCTCTTCTACCTTGCTCTTCCCCCATCGGTATTTGCAAGTGTCTGCGAGAGCATTCACAAGGGTGCAATGCCGCAGGAAGTGGGGGGATGGGTGCGGGTGATCATCGAGAAGCCCTTTGGCCGCGATACCAAGAGCTCTGCCGAGCTGTCCCAAGCGCTGGAGCCGTTCTTCGACGAGTCGCAGCTGTACCGCATTGACCACTACCTCGGGAAGGAGATGGTGCAGAACATCATCACGACACGCTTCGCCAATCGTATCTTCAGCGCTGTGTGGAATGCGAGCAACatcgcgtgcgtgcagaTCACGTTCAAGGAGACCATCGGCACTGAGGGCCGCGGCGGATACTTCGACAGCATCGGCATTATTCGCGATGTCATGCAAAACCACCTCACCCAGATTCTTGCCCTGCTGGCCATGGAGAAGCCGCGGTCGCTGGACGCTGAGTGCATCCGTGACGAGAAGGTGTCGGTACTGAAGTGCATTGAGCCGATAACCAAGGAGAATTGTGTTCTGGGTCAGTACACTGCCTCCGCCGATGGTTCCATCCCTGGTTACCTTGAGGACGTGACCGTACCCGAGGGCAGCACTTGCCCCACATTTGCCGTGATGCGACTCAACATCAACAACGACCGGTGGGCCGGCGTCCCTTTTATTCTCAAGGCCGGCAAGGCTGTGGAACAGAAGTACGTGGCGATTCGCATTCAGTTCAGGGATGAGGTCCACCCCTACGGCGAGGCGACACAACGCAACGAGCTCGTCATCCGTGCCCAGCCGTCCGAGGCTATGTATGTCAAGATCACCACAAAGGTTCCTGGCCTTAGTGGAGATTTGCGGCAGACGCACCAGACAGAGCTGGACCTCACATACCACACTCGGTACGATGTGCGCCTTCCAGACGCCTACGAGAGCCTCATCAACGACGCACTGCTGGGCAACTCGACAAACTTTGTGCGTAAGGACGAGCTCGATGTGGCATGGCGCATCTTCACGCCGCTCCTGCACCAGATTGACTCTGGAGAGATCAAACCGATCCCGTACCAGGCCGGCACGCGCGGGCCTAAGGAAGCGGATGAATTCATCGCCAACAACGGCTTCAAGCACCAGAAAGGCTACCACTGGCTTCCGTCGAACAAGCTGTGA